In Oryzihumus leptocrescens, the following are encoded in one genomic region:
- a CDS encoding M1 family metallopeptidase, with translation MRAAPSGPGPGAATAGDPYLPTHGNGGYHASRYELDLDYRVVSNHLAGRARLSLVATQSLSRFSLDLGALRVARVSVDGRRPARYVHRGGKLHVTPAEALPAGAVFVVEVIYSGNPRPLRSPWGEVGWEELTDGVIVASQPDGAPSWFPCNDQPGDKASYRFTVTTDATYEVLANGTLVGQSRLASRRRWVFEQAEPMSTYLATVQVGRYDLVELAGGPVPQRALVPARLKSLLLNDFRRQPEMVQLFTQLFGPYPFPAYAVVVTDDDLEIPVEAQGLSVFGANHLDGHEGQQRLVAHELAHQWFGNSVTIGTWQHIWLHEGFACYAEWLWSEHRGGPSAQALAVQHHARLARLPQDLVLADPGPALMFDDRVYKRGALTLHALRVLIGDEAFFDVLRDWAATHRHGVVTTQDFVDCASRHTELPLHGLFRAWLDESALPQLPVSGGPGAAARR, from the coding sequence GTGAGGGCCGCCCCCAGCGGGCCCGGCCCGGGCGCCGCGACCGCCGGCGACCCGTACCTGCCCACCCACGGCAACGGCGGCTACCACGCCAGCCGCTACGAGCTCGACCTGGACTACCGCGTGGTGAGCAACCACCTCGCCGGGCGGGCGCGCCTCTCCCTCGTGGCCACCCAGTCGCTGTCCCGGTTCAGCCTCGACCTCGGGGCCCTGCGCGTCGCCCGGGTGAGCGTCGACGGCCGCCGGCCCGCGCGATACGTGCACCGGGGCGGCAAGCTGCACGTCACCCCGGCCGAGGCGCTGCCCGCCGGCGCGGTCTTCGTGGTCGAGGTGATCTACTCCGGCAACCCGCGGCCGCTGCGCTCGCCGTGGGGTGAGGTCGGCTGGGAGGAGCTCACCGACGGGGTCATCGTCGCCAGCCAGCCCGACGGTGCGCCGTCGTGGTTCCCGTGCAACGACCAGCCGGGCGACAAGGCGAGCTACCGGTTCACGGTGACCACCGACGCCACCTACGAGGTCCTGGCCAACGGCACCCTCGTCGGGCAGTCCAGGCTGGCCAGCCGGCGGCGCTGGGTGTTCGAGCAGGCCGAGCCGATGTCGACCTACCTGGCCACCGTGCAGGTGGGCCGCTACGACCTCGTCGAGCTGGCCGGAGGCCCGGTGCCCCAGCGGGCGCTGGTCCCGGCGCGGCTGAAGTCCTTGCTGCTGAACGACTTCCGGCGTCAGCCCGAGATGGTGCAGCTGTTCACCCAGCTGTTCGGGCCCTACCCGTTCCCGGCCTACGCCGTGGTCGTCACCGACGACGACCTGGAGATCCCGGTGGAGGCCCAGGGGCTGTCGGTGTTCGGGGCCAACCACCTCGACGGCCACGAGGGCCAGCAGCGCCTGGTGGCCCACGAGCTGGCCCACCAGTGGTTCGGCAACAGCGTCACCATCGGGACCTGGCAGCACATCTGGCTGCACGAGGGGTTTGCCTGCTACGCCGAGTGGCTGTGGTCGGAGCACCGCGGCGGCCCGTCGGCGCAGGCGCTCGCGGTGCAGCACCACGCCCGGCTCGCGCGGCTGCCCCAGGACCTGGTCCTGGCCGACCCCGGGCCGGCGCTGATGTTCGACGACCGGGTCTACAAGCGGGGCGCGCTGACCCTGCACGCCCTGCGGGTCCTCATCGGCGACGAGGCGTTCTTCGACGTGCTGCGCGACTGGGCCGCCACCCACCGGCACGGCGTGGTCACCACGCAGGACTTCGTGGACTGCGCGTCCCGGCACACCGAGCTGCCGCTGCACGGGCTGTTCCGGGCCTGGCTGGACGAGTCGGCGCTGCCCCAGCTGCCGGTCAGTGGCGGTCCCGGCGCAGCTGCGCGTCGCTGA
- a CDS encoding Pls/PosA family non-ribosomal peptide synthetase: protein MDVRNPGEDASVHDDGLSRGALAAPPRTLVDVLLATRDRHRGAPAIDDGHVTLTYWQLLEAVDVQAARLAAEGVGAGDTVGVRVPSGTVDLYVAILAILTVGAAYVPVDADDPDERARLVFAEAGVAAVVGAGGDVVRRTPSRTARATPTPQDDAWVIFTSGSTGTPKGVAVTHRSAAAFVDAEARLFLPGAPLGPGDRVLAGLSVAFDASCEEMWLAWRHGACLVPAPRALVRSGMDLGPWLVAQGITVISTVPTLASLWQPEELRGIRLLIFGGEACPPELAARLVEPGREVWNTYGPTEATVVACAARLSGQGPVRIGLPLDGWDLAVVDTDGHRVPVGGTGELVIGGVGLARYLDAAKDREKFAPSPALGWDRAYRSGDLVRHEPEGLVFVGRADDQVKVGGRRIELGEVDAALQDLPGVTAAAAAVRTTPAGTPVLVGYLTVAPGAAFDQQAARERLSASLPAALVPLLAVVPTLPTRISGKVDRHALPWPLEPDVAPGAAGLTGTAAWLAEQWTAVLGVGVRGPEDDFFADGGGSLSAAQLVSALRARYPEVTVADVYENPRLGALAQVLEEFSPPVSATSRTVAPVPRSAGVVQALASVVTATVVGLRWLTVLALVDNLLAGSGAPWATPVSWWWVLAGWVLLFTPPGRIGLSVLAARLLLRGLRPGSYPRGGSVHLRLWCAEAVVAAAGAENLSCAPWTSLYARALGARVGADVDLHALPPVTGLLTLGQGCAVEPEVDLSGHWLDGDVLHVGRVKVGAGATVGARCTLGPGSRVGQGAEVGAGSAVLGNVPPAERWAGSPAAFAGVAHADSPGRRAPRSRVWPVVYGLTALALATLPLVAVACGALVLGRAVHGTVTVGGAVVAALAWVPVATLVMVVALALLVLVGVRLLALGLSEGHHPVHSRVGWQVWATERLMDESRSLLFPLYASLATPWWLRALGARIGRGVEASTVLMLPSMTTIGDGAFLADDTMIGSYELVGGWLRVERAKVGKRAFLGNSGMTGPGLRVPKRGLVAVLSTTPARAKAGTSWLGSPPVRLRRPPASGDETRTFNPPRRLKLARGAVEVLRVVPVMCTVALGVLVVASLQAVVTRSGWVVAGLVSGLLLLVAGGLAAGVSSLAKWVLVGRFVVGEHPLWSAFVWRTELADTFVEVLAAPWFARAATGTPALAVWLRALGARIGPGSWCESYWLPEADLVGIGAGATVNRGCVLQTHLFHDRIMSMDRVTLEEGATLGPHGVVLPAASIGAATTVGPASLVLRGEALPAHTRWRGNPVEPWPDRQAPAGAAVRQKAGSR, encoded by the coding sequence GTGGACGTGCGCAACCCCGGCGAGGACGCCAGCGTGCACGACGACGGGCTCTCGCGGGGGGCGCTGGCCGCGCCACCGCGGACCCTGGTCGACGTGCTCCTGGCCACACGGGACCGACACCGCGGCGCCCCGGCCATCGACGACGGCCACGTGACCCTGACCTACTGGCAGCTGCTGGAGGCCGTGGACGTCCAGGCGGCGCGGCTGGCCGCCGAGGGCGTCGGGGCCGGCGACACGGTGGGGGTCCGGGTGCCCTCGGGCACGGTCGACCTCTACGTCGCGATCCTGGCGATCCTCACCGTCGGCGCCGCCTACGTCCCGGTCGATGCCGACGACCCCGACGAGCGGGCCCGGCTCGTCTTCGCCGAGGCCGGGGTCGCCGCGGTCGTCGGGGCCGGCGGCGACGTGGTCCGCCGCACGCCCAGCCGGACCGCGCGGGCCACGCCCACCCCGCAGGACGACGCCTGGGTCATCTTCACCTCGGGCTCGACCGGCACCCCCAAGGGCGTCGCGGTCACGCACCGGTCCGCCGCGGCGTTCGTCGACGCCGAGGCGCGGCTGTTCCTGCCGGGAGCACCGCTGGGGCCCGGCGACCGGGTCCTGGCCGGGCTGTCGGTGGCCTTCGACGCCTCGTGCGAGGAGATGTGGCTGGCGTGGCGGCACGGCGCCTGCCTCGTCCCCGCCCCGAGGGCGCTCGTGCGCAGCGGCATGGACCTCGGCCCGTGGCTCGTGGCGCAGGGCATCACCGTCATCTCGACCGTCCCGACGCTGGCCTCGCTGTGGCAGCCGGAGGAGCTGCGCGGCATACGGCTGCTGATCTTCGGCGGTGAGGCGTGTCCGCCCGAGCTGGCCGCACGGCTGGTCGAGCCGGGCCGGGAGGTGTGGAACACCTACGGGCCGACCGAGGCGACCGTGGTCGCCTGCGCCGCCCGGCTGAGCGGCCAGGGCCCGGTGCGGATCGGCCTGCCGCTGGACGGGTGGGACCTGGCCGTGGTCGACACCGACGGCCACCGGGTGCCGGTCGGCGGCACCGGCGAGCTCGTCATCGGCGGCGTCGGCCTGGCCCGCTACCTCGACGCGGCCAAGGACCGCGAGAAGTTCGCGCCGAGCCCCGCCCTGGGCTGGGACCGGGCCTACCGCAGCGGCGACCTCGTGCGGCACGAGCCGGAGGGGCTGGTCTTCGTGGGCCGCGCCGATGACCAGGTCAAGGTCGGGGGCCGCCGGATCGAGCTCGGCGAGGTGGACGCCGCCCTGCAGGACCTGCCGGGGGTGACCGCGGCGGCTGCGGCGGTGCGCACCACGCCGGCCGGCACGCCGGTCCTGGTCGGCTACCTCACCGTCGCCCCCGGGGCGGCGTTCGACCAGCAGGCCGCCCGCGAGCGGCTCTCCGCGAGCCTGCCGGCCGCCCTCGTGCCCCTGCTCGCGGTCGTGCCCACGCTGCCCACCCGGATCTCGGGGAAGGTGGACCGGCACGCCCTGCCCTGGCCCCTGGAGCCGGACGTGGCCCCCGGCGCGGCCGGGCTCACCGGCACCGCAGCCTGGCTCGCCGAGCAGTGGACCGCCGTGCTCGGCGTCGGGGTCCGCGGGCCTGAGGACGACTTCTTCGCCGATGGCGGAGGCAGCCTGTCGGCGGCGCAGCTGGTCTCGGCGCTGCGGGCCCGCTACCCGGAGGTGACCGTCGCCGACGTCTACGAGAACCCCCGCCTCGGGGCGCTGGCCCAGGTGCTGGAGGAGTTCTCCCCGCCGGTCAGCGCGACGAGCCGGACGGTGGCGCCGGTCCCTCGCTCGGCCGGCGTGGTGCAGGCGCTGGCGTCGGTCGTGACGGCGACGGTGGTGGGGCTGCGCTGGCTCACCGTCCTGGCCCTGGTGGACAACCTGCTCGCCGGGTCCGGCGCGCCGTGGGCCACCCCGGTGTCGTGGTGGTGGGTCCTGGCCGGATGGGTGCTGCTGTTCACCCCACCGGGGCGGATCGGCCTGTCGGTGCTGGCCGCCCGGCTGTTGCTGCGCGGGCTGCGACCGGGCTCCTACCCGCGCGGCGGGTCGGTGCACCTGCGACTGTGGTGCGCCGAGGCCGTCGTGGCCGCGGCCGGGGCGGAGAACCTCTCGTGCGCCCCGTGGACCAGCCTGTATGCGCGGGCCCTGGGGGCCAGGGTCGGCGCGGACGTGGACCTGCACGCCCTGCCGCCGGTCACCGGGCTGCTCACCCTGGGCCAGGGCTGCGCCGTCGAGCCGGAGGTGGACCTGTCCGGGCACTGGCTCGACGGCGACGTGCTGCACGTGGGACGCGTCAAGGTCGGCGCGGGCGCCACCGTCGGGGCACGCTGCACCCTCGGGCCCGGCTCCCGGGTGGGTCAGGGGGCCGAGGTCGGGGCCGGGTCCGCGGTGCTCGGCAACGTCCCGCCGGCCGAGCGCTGGGCCGGGTCCCCCGCGGCGTTCGCGGGCGTCGCCCACGCCGACAGCCCGGGCCGGCGGGCGCCACGCTCCCGGGTGTGGCCGGTGGTCTACGGCCTGACGGCGCTGGCGCTGGCGACCCTGCCGCTGGTGGCCGTCGCGTGCGGCGCGCTCGTCCTGGGGCGGGCGGTGCACGGCACCGTCACCGTCGGCGGCGCGGTCGTCGCCGCGCTGGCCTGGGTGCCGGTCGCCACGCTCGTGATGGTGGTCGCGCTGGCGCTGCTGGTGCTGGTCGGCGTCCGCCTGCTCGCCCTGGGCCTGTCCGAGGGGCACCACCCGGTGCACAGCCGGGTCGGCTGGCAGGTGTGGGCCACCGAGCGGCTCATGGACGAGTCCCGCAGCCTGCTCTTCCCGCTCTACGCCAGCCTGGCCACGCCGTGGTGGCTGCGGGCCCTCGGCGCCCGCATCGGGCGGGGCGTGGAGGCCTCGACGGTGCTGATGCTGCCGAGCATGACCACCATCGGGGACGGCGCGTTCCTCGCCGACGACACGATGATCGGCTCCTACGAGCTGGTCGGCGGCTGGCTGCGGGTCGAGCGGGCCAAGGTCGGCAAGCGGGCGTTCCTCGGCAACTCCGGCATGACCGGGCCCGGCCTCAGGGTGCCCAAGCGCGGGCTGGTCGCGGTCCTGTCGACCACCCCCGCCCGGGCCAAGGCGGGCACCTCCTGGCTCGGCAGCCCGCCGGTGCGGCTGCGCCGGCCCCCGGCCTCCGGCGACGAGACGCGCACCTTCAACCCGCCCCGCCGGCTCAAGCTCGCCCGCGGGGCCGTCGAGGTGCTGCGCGTCGTGCCGGTGATGTGCACGGTCGCCCTCGGCGTCCTGGTGGTGGCGTCCCTGCAGGCGGTGGTCACACGGTCCGGCTGGGTCGTCGCCGGGCTGGTCAGCGGGCTGCTGCTGCTGGTGGCCGGAGGGCTCGCCGCCGGGGTGAGCAGCCTGGCCAAGTGGGTGCTGGTCGGGCGGTTCGTCGTGGGGGAGCACCCGTTGTGGAGCGCGTTCGTGTGGCGCACCGAGCTGGCCGACACGTTCGTGGAGGTGCTCGCCGCGCCGTGGTTCGCCCGCGCCGCCACCGGGACTCCCGCGCTCGCCGTGTGGCTGCGCGCCCTGGGAGCCCGCATCGGGCCGGGCAGCTGGTGCGAGAGCTACTGGCTTCCCGAGGCCGACCTCGTCGGCATCGGCGCGGGCGCGACCGTCAACCGGGGGTGCGTGCTGCAGACGCACCTGTTCCATGATCGGATCATGAGCATGGACCGGGTCACCCTGGAGGAGGGCGCCACGCTCGGGCCGCACGGGGTGGTGCTGCCGGCAGCCTCCATCGGGGCGGCCACCACGGTGGGGCCGGCCTCCCTGGTCCTGCGCGGTGAGGCGCTCCCGGCGCACACCCGGTGGCGGGGCAACCCGGTCGAGCCGTGGCCCGACCGGCAGGCCCCCGCGGGCGCCGCTGTTCGGCAGAAGGCCGGCTCCCGGTGA
- a CDS encoding phosphatase PAP2 family protein: MSRRAPRPGARAGRGRRHAAPASDVGHRALAELAALDQAVHDTVAGTPTPTLDHALGRVSNAANYSRLWVGTAAVLSLLGRRGRRAAVVGLAAVGATSATANLVVKPLLRRGRPVRVEAERGHRVKMPTSGSFPSGHTASAFAFSSAAGAELPVLALPLRLAATTVGWSRVQSGVHFPGDVVAGALLGASIGSWTHRLAARRRAAREG, from the coding sequence GTGAGCCGGCGCGCGCCCCGCCCCGGTGCGCGGGCCGGGCGCGGGCGACGTCACGCGGCGCCGGCCTCCGACGTGGGCCACCGGGCCCTGGCCGAGCTCGCCGCCCTGGACCAGGCCGTCCACGACACCGTTGCCGGGACCCCCACCCCCACGCTGGACCATGCCCTGGGCCGGGTCTCCAACGCCGCCAACTACTCGCGCCTGTGGGTCGGCACGGCCGCGGTGCTCAGCCTGCTGGGGCGCCGTGGCCGGCGGGCGGCCGTCGTGGGCCTGGCGGCCGTCGGGGCCACCTCGGCCACGGCGAACCTGGTCGTCAAGCCGCTCCTGCGCCGGGGGCGGCCGGTGCGGGTGGAGGCCGAGCGCGGCCACCGGGTGAAGATGCCCACCTCGGGCTCGTTCCCCTCCGGCCACACCGCCTCGGCGTTCGCGTTCTCCTCGGCCGCCGGCGCGGAGCTCCCGGTCCTGGCCCTGCCGCTGCGCCTGGCGGCCACCACGGTCGGCTGGTCCCGGGTCCAGTCCGGCGTGCACTTCCCCGGCGACGTCGTCGCCGGGGCGCTGCTGGGGGCGAGCATCGGCAGCTGGACCCATCGCCTCGCGGCGCGCCGCCGCGCGGCCCGGGAGGGATGA
- a CDS encoding 4'-phosphopantetheinyl transferase family protein has translation MGTHAGATSTAATTTDTAATATTAAGPQPRTRPPAIPLVQVWWSRVAPLDAVAQWLDERDLTRVVALHRADDRARSATGRALLRLVASRLMEVPPEAVRVRVLCPLCGSDRHGRPVVTAVDDVRPPQVSVAHAGDRVVVALATCGPVGVDVERVSATPDGVADVAWSAAERAALDLQPEGRSPHARARVWVRKEAALKATGYGLAVAPSSLTVTTGPGDARVLAWAGHEDWAGCLGLTDLDVGPGYAGCLAVRCDPAAAPQVLLDRVSDAQLRRDRH, from the coding sequence ATGGGGACCCACGCGGGGGCCACCTCGACCGCCGCGACCACGACCGACACCGCCGCCACCGCGACCACCGCGGCGGGGCCGCAACCGCGCACGCGCCCACCCGCCATACCCCTCGTGCAGGTGTGGTGGAGCAGGGTGGCGCCGCTGGACGCGGTCGCGCAATGGCTGGACGAGAGGGACCTGACCCGGGTCGTCGCCCTGCACCGTGCGGACGACCGGGCCCGCTCCGCGACCGGTCGCGCGCTGTTGCGCCTGGTCGCCAGCCGGCTGATGGAGGTCCCGCCCGAGGCGGTCCGGGTGCGGGTGCTGTGCCCGCTGTGCGGCAGCGACCGCCACGGCCGCCCGGTGGTCACCGCTGTGGACGACGTGCGCCCGCCGCAGGTGAGCGTCGCGCATGCCGGCGACCGGGTGGTGGTGGCGCTGGCCACGTGCGGTCCGGTCGGCGTCGACGTGGAACGGGTGTCGGCGACCCCGGACGGGGTGGCCGACGTGGCCTGGTCGGCGGCCGAGCGCGCGGCGCTGGACCTGCAGCCCGAGGGGCGCAGCCCGCACGCCCGTGCCCGGGTGTGGGTGCGCAAGGAGGCCGCGCTCAAGGCCACGGGCTACGGCCTCGCGGTGGCGCCGTCCTCGCTCACGGTCACGACCGGGCCCGGTGACGCCCGGGTCCTGGCGTGGGCGGGCCACGAGGACTGGGCTGGATGCCTGGGGCTCACGGACCTCGACGTCGGCCCCGGGTATGCCGGGTGCCTGGCCGTGCGGTGTGACCCTGCCGCCGCGCCGCAGGTGCTGCTCGACCGGGTCAGCGACGCGCAGCTGCGCCGGGACCGCCACTGA